A stretch of DNA from Hydrogenophaga sp. SL48:
GGCGCCCGATTTCAGCGTCACACAAAGCCGAGCACGTCACATCCTTCTGCGTCCCGGGCCCCAGCTCAACCAGGCCGATGCCGTGGCCCGTCTGGCGCAGTTCCGGCAGAAGATCGCGAGTGGACAGGCGAATTTTGAAACCCTTGCCCGTCAGCACAGCCAAGACGGTTCGGCCCGCGAAGGCGGTGACCTGGGCTGGGTCAGTCCCGGTCAGTTCGTGCCCGAATTCGAGCAAGCCATGAATGCCTTGCGCCCCGGGGAGATGTCGCAGCCCGTGGTGTCCCGTTTCGGTGTGCACCTGATCCGGCTGGACGAACGGCGTCAGACCGAGCTCAGCGAGCGTGAACAGCGTGACCTTGCGCGCGACCTGGTACGTGAGCAGAAATCGGAGGAGGCGTTGAGGGCCTGGAGCGAGGACGTTCGCGGGCGCGCTTTCGTCGAGCAGCGCGAAGCACCCCAGCTGTGAGCATTTTTCTGCGGTTCGGCGCATGAAGCACGTTGCGCGCAAGCGGTTTGGCCAGCATTTCCTGACCGATGCCGCCGTGATCGACGGGATCGTCGAGGCCATTGCACCCTTGCCGGACGATGCCATGGTCGAAATCGGCCCGGGTCTGGCCGCGCTGACGCAGCCGCTGGTCGAGCGCCTGGGTCGACTCACCGTCATTGAACTCGACCGTGATCTTGCGGTGCGCCTGCGTGCGCATCCGCAGTTGAGTGTGATCGAGTCCGATGTGCTCAAGGTGGACTTCTCTGCATTGGCTGCGAACATGGGCGTCGCAAAGATCCGGGTGGTCGGCAACCTGCCGTACAACATTTCCACCCCCATCCTTTTTCACCTGCTGGACCATGTGCATGTGGTCCAGGACCAGCATTTCATGCTGCAGAAGGAGGTGATCGATCGCATGGTGGCAGCGCCCGCGACGGCCGATTACAGCCGCCTCTCGGTGATGTTGCAGTGGCGCTATGCGATGACCAACGTGCTCTTCGTGCCGCCTGAGAGCTTTGACCCGCCGCCGCGCGTGGACAGCGCCATCGTGCGCATGGTCCCGCTGGCCGAACCACCGGCCATCGACATCAAGCTGTACGGCGAGCTGGTGCAAGTCGCTTTCAGCCAGCGCCGCAAGATCCTGCGCAACACACTGGGCAAGTGGCTGGACGCGCGCGAATTTGCAGGCCCCTTCGACTTGCAGCGCCGGGCTGAAGAAGTGCCGGTGGCCGAGTACGTGGCCCTCGCGCAAGCCGTGCGGTAGCAAAGCAAAAGGCGCAGAAGTGACAAAGCCGCTGCGATGCAGCGGCTTTGACTTTGTCGGACTGCTGGGCCGCCCCCGGTGGGTGGTGGACGCGCCCTTAGGCGCGGCGCGGGGGTTGGCCTGTCAAGCGGCCGCCAGCCAATACCCGGCGTTGAACGGGCTGCTCATGCGCAGCGCCATGGGGCTCACATCGAGCAGCTTGTCGGTCGGCATCGGCTCCTCGTTTTCGACCTCGATCGGCTCTTCCCCCTTGGGTGCGCGGGCCACAGAGAACGAATAGAAACAGCGGAACGGGATCTTGCGGTCGCTCCAGTAGTCGGCCGTGTCACGGAAGATGTCGAGCAGCTGCTCGCGCGCTTCCTTGTCGAACTTGGCGTGCGCCGGGATGTGCTCCAGCACGACGATGAAACCGGTCTGCGGACCCGACTTGTGGACCAGATCGGTCATGCAGTCGTAGAGCGCGTCAAAGTTTTTGCCGAAGTGCGAGGGCAGGGTGTACTGGGCCGCGATCAGTTCGAGCACGTCCTGCTTGCTCTGGGCTTTGGCCAGGTTGGCGTACAGGAAGTGGTGGCCCAGCTGGTCGGCTGCGGCCTGCAGTTCTTTCACGCCATAGGCGCGAATCGACTGGACGATGTTGGTGCGTACGTTACGAAGTGGCGTGTCCATCTCCGCGTCTCTTTCAAAGGTCAAAGTTAAAAATCCATTTGCTTCACCCGGGGTCACTGCACGATCAGCCGAAAGCTGCTGTAGTGGTCCTCGGTGTAAAAACACGCATCCGGTGCACGGGGCTTTGGCCCTCCACACACAATTCGCCTTGCTCCCCGA
This window harbors:
- the rsmA gene encoding 16S rRNA (adenine(1518)-N(6)/adenine(1519)-N(6))-dimethyltransferase RsmA, whose translation is MKHVARKRFGQHFLTDAAVIDGIVEAIAPLPDDAMVEIGPGLAALTQPLVERLGRLTVIELDRDLAVRLRAHPQLSVIESDVLKVDFSALAANMGVAKIRVVGNLPYNISTPILFHLLDHVHVVQDQHFMLQKEVIDRMVAAPATADYSRLSVMLQWRYAMTNVLFVPPESFDPPPRVDSAIVRMVPLAEPPAIDIKLYGELVQVAFSQRRKILRNTLGKWLDAREFAGPFDLQRRAEEVPVAEYVALAQAVR